Proteins encoded in a region of the Halodesulfovibrio marinisediminis DSM 17456 genome:
- a CDS encoding Mrp/NBP35 family ATP-binding protein, producing MSSCSGCSSSKEFAPGKEIKASPKKNIQDEMINCTLDKIRHKLFIMSGKGGVGKSSVTVNTAAALAAKGFKVGILDVDIHGPSIPGLLGVKDTGLEADRGGLLNPAKVNDNLYVVSMDSLLKDKDTAVLWRGPKKTAAIRQFVSDVNWGELDFLLIDSPPGTGDEHMTVLKTIPDATSVVVTTPQEVSLADVRKAVNFLQYAKASVLGVVENMSGLSCPHCGEEIELFKKGGGKELAEKYGLEFLGGIPLDPATVVAADRGIPVVMLEEETAAKRAFLNLADNIVKALDCSLESVSSDNS from the coding sequence ATGTCTTCTTGCAGCGGTTGCTCCTCTTCCAAGGAATTTGCTCCAGGGAAAGAGATTAAAGCGAGCCCAAAAAAGAATATTCAAGATGAGATGATTAACTGTACGCTGGATAAGATCCGCCACAAGTTATTCATTATGAGCGGTAAAGGTGGAGTGGGTAAAAGCTCCGTTACCGTTAACACCGCAGCGGCACTTGCTGCTAAGGGGTTTAAAGTAGGTATTCTTGATGTTGATATCCATGGTCCAAGTATTCCTGGCCTTCTTGGTGTTAAGGATACTGGTCTGGAAGCTGATCGCGGTGGTTTACTGAACCCAGCGAAGGTTAACGACAATTTATATGTTGTTTCCATGGATTCCCTGTTGAAAGATAAGGACACTGCAGTGTTATGGCGTGGTCCTAAAAAAACAGCAGCAATCCGCCAGTTTGTTTCTGATGTGAACTGGGGTGAGCTTGATTTTCTGCTCATCGATTCCCCTCCGGGCACTGGTGATGAACACATGACGGTTCTGAAAACTATTCCGGATGCTACATCAGTTGTAGTTACTACTCCGCAGGAGGTTTCCCTTGCAGACGTGCGTAAGGCGGTTAACTTCCTTCAGTACGCAAAGGCTAGCGTTCTCGGTGTAGTAGAAAATATGAGTGGCCTTTCTTGTCCGCACTGTGGCGAGGAGATCGAGCTCTTTAAAAAGGGCGGCGGTAAAGAACTTGCTGAAAAATACGGCCTTGAATTCCTTGGTGGTATCCCGCTCGATCCTGCAACCGTAGTGGCTGCTGACAGAGGCATTCCGGTGGTAATGCTTGAAGAAGAAACTGCTGCAAAGCGTGCGTTCTTGAATCTTGCAGATAATATTGTGAAAGCGTTAGACTGTAGTCTTGAGTCTGTTTCTTCAGATAATTCTTAA
- the pgsA gene encoding CDP-diacylglycerol--glycerol-3-phosphate 3-phosphatidyltransferase has protein sequence MFNLANKITMFRVLLVPFVVVLLYFPNKTTCLLAFFLFSLASFSDLIDGFIARREGMVTSFGKFLDPLADKLLICSVLIMLVELGWAPAWVVITIICRELIVTGLRAMAADEGIVIAADKYGKMKTVLQMLALSPMIIHYPLFGYDVAVIGEILLYIALVLTVFSGGNYLFGFYKNWLQQDEQQ, from the coding sequence ATGTTTAATTTGGCGAACAAGATTACCATGTTCAGAGTGTTGTTGGTTCCTTTTGTGGTAGTACTTTTGTACTTCCCTAATAAGACAACATGTTTACTTGCATTTTTTCTTTTTTCCCTTGCTTCTTTTTCAGACCTGATAGACGGCTTTATTGCCCGTCGTGAAGGCATGGTGACAAGTTTTGGCAAATTCCTTGATCCGCTTGCGGACAAGCTTTTGATCTGTTCAGTACTTATCATGCTTGTAGAACTGGGATGGGCTCCAGCTTGGGTTGTTATTACAATTATTTGTCGAGAGCTTATTGTAACTGGGTTGCGAGCAATGGCTGCAGATGAAGGTATTGTTATTGCGGCGGATAAGTACGGGAAAATGAAAACCGTATTACAAATGCTTGCACTTTCACCTATGATCATTCACTACCCTTTGTTTGGGTATGATGTTGCCGTTATTGGTGAAATACTTCTTTACATTGCACTGGTCCTGACTGTATTTTCTGGCGGAAATTATCTTTTCGGTTTTTACAAAAACTGGTTGCAGCAGGACGAGCAACAATAG
- a CDS encoding FtsB family cell division protein, translated as MLVKRTLLALSVLLNLTLVAYLLMSDNGLRNYQTLKADTYAFTQQQDMLDEKAYMLSHEIRLLQNDSDYVEKIIRARLGFVKSSEILYIFPDSKIKIPVGVHE; from the coding sequence ATGTTAGTAAAACGAACTTTGCTGGCTTTATCAGTCTTGCTCAATCTTACATTGGTTGCTTATTTGTTAATGAGTGATAACGGATTGCGTAATTATCAGACTCTTAAAGCTGATACGTATGCTTTTACCCAACAGCAAGATATGCTTGACGAAAAAGCGTATATGCTGAGTCATGAAATACGCCTTTTGCAGAATGACTCTGATTACGTGGAAAAAATTATAAGAGCGCGTCTTGGGTTTGTTAAGAGCAGTGAAATATTATATATTTTTCCAGATAGCAAAATAAAGATTCCTGTTGGAGTACATGAATGA